CTACTTTTTCTACTAAAAGATCTCTGGTTTTGGTTAACCCATCCGTAAACTTCTGCGTTACCTCTTCTGATTTTTTAACGATGGAATCACGAAGTTTTTTAAAAAAGCTCACAAATGACCCTCCTTGAATATTGTTTCTTTGTTTTTCATGATGCGTTGAGTCTACAAGACTACAACTATCTATGAAGCTGAATCAATCAGTTTTTTCGTTTCTTCAAGCTTAACAGACACCAGCTTGGAAACGCCGCCTTCCTGCATAGTAATACCGTACAAAACATCAGCACTTTCCATAGTACCTTTCCGATGTGTGACACAAATAAACTGGGTCTCACCGCTAAAGTGGTGCATGTATTCTGCAAAGCGGCTGACATTGGCTTCATCCAGTGCGGCCTCGACCTCATCTAATACACAGAATGGCACTGGTTTTACACGCAGAATGGCAAATAATAGCGCCATAGCTGTTAATGCGCGTTCTCCTCCAGATAACAAAGCTAAATTCTGCAATTTCTTACCAGGCGGTTGAGCCACAATATCAATTCCTGTTTCCAGCAATCGATCCGGTTGTGACAATAAGAGATCAGCTCGACCTCCTCCAAACAACTGCACAAACACATCCTGGAATTGGACTCGAATCTCATCAAATGTCTGTTGGAAACGACGCGACATCTCTGTGTCCATTTCAGCAATCACCTGATAGAGCATCTCTTTTGCCTCTATTAGGTCTTCTTCTTGTTTACGCAAGAAATCTAACCTCTCTGCTAGGCGATCAAACTCTTCAATTGCTCCTAAATGAACCGTACCGAGTGCAGCTATTTGCTTCTTCAATCCATTAACTACCACCTGTTGCTCAGCAATCTCTCCCAGCGGAGGATATTTCTGCTTGGCAAGGTCAAAGCTTAGCTCGTACTCTTCTGATAGCTTGTTTAGCAAATGATCTAATTCCACTTCATACCGGTTTCCTTTTACCTCTTCGGCATGTAGTTTCTCTTCAAGTGCTTTTACTTGTTTACGAATCTCTTTTACTTCAAGCTCCAATTGCTCCTGCTTAGCAAATAGACTAGCTCGATCTCCACGTCGTTCAGAAATTAAGTTGGCAACACGGTCCTTATCCTGGCGAAGCTCGGTGATTTTTTCATCCAGCTCTCCAAAAAATGAATCATTATTATCATCCAGACTATGTAGATCCATCAATGCCTGATTTGCTTCTTCCCATTCTTTCGTCAACAAGGTACGTTGTTCACGCAAACGCTCTACCTGTTCAATTCGAGAAGCATGCTCCTGCTTTACTTGAGCCACCAGCACCTTCAGACTGGTAATCTGCTCATTCATTTCTTCCTTGCTAAGCATATGCTCTTTTCGTCTTGTTTCTGCTGTAGCGATGGCGGTTGTGAGCAAATGCTCTTCTTCCTCTAGCCCTTTCAATTGCTGGGTAAGTTCCATCAGCTTATGCTCAGCATCGTTCATCTCTTTTTGATAGAGAGCCATATCCTGATCAAGTACAGCCATACGTTCACGTAATGACTTTCCAGATAACTCCGCCTGTTGTAACAACCCTTTTAATTCCTGTTCACGTAAACGGAGAACTTCTCCCTGTTCACGCAACTTTTCCTGTTGTTCCTCTGCTTGTTTCGCAGTTTTTGTAACAGCATCAATGCTAGCCTTTTTCTGTATCATTTCATTATGCAAGGTGTCTAACATACCTTCTAGCTCTTCTACCTGACGGTTGCGCCCTAGAAGATTGGCATTGTTCTTCTTCACAGCTCCACCTGTCATAGAGCCGCCTGCATTAACGATATCACCATCTAGCGTAACCACCCGATACCGGTAATGACAACTTCTCGCTACACGGTTTGCTTGCTCCAATGTTTCAGTAATAATCACATTGCCAAGCATAGACTCGACAACAGCGCGATAAGCTTCATCAAAGGAAACAAGACGACTGGCAATACCTACCACTCCGCTTTCATGGCGCAATTGCCGTTCATCTTCACTGGTAAGTGAACGAGAGCGAATCACCGATAGTGGCAAAAAGGTAGCACGCCCCAGATTATGCCGTTTCAAGTAGGTAATCGCTTCACGTCCCGCTGCTTCGTCGTTTACGACCACATTTTGTAGCGCTCCACCCAAAGCAACCTCGATAGCCGTTTCAACCTTACGCGGTACCGTCATTAGCTCAGCAACCGCTCCGTGAATTCCTTTCATGCCTTTTTCACGAGCTCGTAAGATTTCTTTAACCCCCTGCTGGAAGCCTGCGAAATCATGCTGCATCTCTTTTAATAAGTCTAATCTAGAGCGTGTAGCTTCCCGTTGCTGTTCAAGGCGACGTACTTCCTTTTCAGCCTCTTCAATCTGTTGTTCTTGTCCGCGAGTTTCGGCCATGAGTTCACGGAAACGGGTTAAGGTTGTATTTAGCTTTTGCTCAATTGTTGCCAGTTCAGTGGCATGCCCTTCACCTGTATGCAGCTGAGTAGACTCTTCACTAACCAAGCGATCACGATCTACTTGCAGACGTTCTATTCGCGCCTTGCTGGTATCACGCGTCTGTTCTTGATGACGAATATCATTACGAAGGCGAGCCATTTCATTAAGCTTATCGAAGTAATCGCTTTTCAGCTTTTCCAAGTCATCTGTCAATCCACGCACGACAACCTGGAATTCAGATTCCGCCTTCTTGAGCTTTCCTTCTGCTTCACGC
This is a stretch of genomic DNA from Brevibacillus laterosporus DSM 25. It encodes these proteins:
- the smc gene encoding chromosome segregation protein SMC, giving the protein MYLKRLELIGFKSFADRTELEFVPGVTAVVGPNGSGKSNVSDAIRWVLGEQSAKSLRGSKMEDIIFAGSDTRKPVNFAEVSLTLDNSDGSLDTEYSEVTVTRRVYRSGDSDYSINKRSCRLKDIMELFMDTGVGKEAYSIIGQGRIEEILSTKSEDRRGIFEEAAGIVKYKTRKREAGKKLDETTQNLVRIYDIRNEVEEQVGPLQEQAEKAKTYKGLHEKLIQHEVALYVQQIEQTHAKWEETKRQSADFENQLAKRTAQAGQQEAELEQARYKVNQIDESIEELQQVLLTVSEEAEKVEGRREVLRERKRNLEANRKQTMEQMHRLTEKQHALEEELTAEEARREEAKGKMREAEGKLKKAESEFQVVVRGLTDDLEKLKSDYFDKLNEMARLRNDIRHQEQTRDTSKARIERLQVDRDRLVSEESTQLHTGEGHATELATIEQKLNTTLTRFRELMAETRGQEQQIEEAEKEVRRLEQQREATRSRLDLLKEMQHDFAGFQQGVKEILRAREKGMKGIHGAVAELMTVPRKVETAIEVALGGALQNVVVNDEAAGREAITYLKRHNLGRATFLPLSVIRSRSLTSEDERQLRHESGVVGIASRLVSFDEAYRAVVESMLGNVIITETLEQANRVARSCHYRYRVVTLDGDIVNAGGSMTGGAVKKNNANLLGRNRQVEELEGMLDTLHNEMIQKKASIDAVTKTAKQAEEQQEKLREQGEVLRLREQELKGLLQQAELSGKSLRERMAVLDQDMALYQKEMNDAEHKLMELTQQLKGLEEEEHLLTTAIATAETRRKEHMLSKEEMNEQITSLKVLVAQVKQEHASRIEQVERLREQRTLLTKEWEEANQALMDLHSLDDNNDSFFGELDEKITELRQDKDRVANLISERRGDRASLFAKQEQLELEVKEIRKQVKALEEKLHAEEVKGNRYEVELDHLLNKLSEEYELSFDLAKQKYPPLGEIAEQQVVVNGLKKQIAALGTVHLGAIEEFDRLAERLDFLRKQEEDLIEAKEMLYQVIAEMDTEMSRRFQQTFDEIRVQFQDVFVQLFGGGRADLLLSQPDRLLETGIDIVAQPPGKKLQNLALLSGGERALTAMALLFAILRVKPVPFCVLDEVEAALDEANVSRFAEYMHHFSGETQFICVTHRKGTMESADVLYGITMQEGGVSKLVSVKLEETKKLIDSAS